CTGGTGGAGATGGCCGCCAAGGTCAGGCCCGGCGTGGACGTGCTGTTCCTGGACACCGGCTATCACTTCGTGGAGACCATCGGCACCCGCGATGCCGTGGAGGCCGTCTACGACGTGCGCGTGGTGAACGTGACCCCGGAGAACTCGGTGGCCCGTCAGGACGAGTTGTTCGGCAAGGATCTGTTCGCCCGTGACGCGGGCGCGTGCTGCCGGATGCGCAAGGTCGAACCGCTGGGCAAGGCGTTGAGCAACTACTCGGCATGGGTGACCGGTATCCGCCGAGTCGAGGCGCCCACCCGGGCCAATGCCCCGCTGATCAGCTGGGACGCCGCGTTCGGGCTGGTGAAGATCAATCCCATCGCCGCCTGGACCGATGAGGACATGCAGGCCTATATCGACGCCAACGGCATCCTGGTCAACCCGCTGGTCTACGAGGGCTACCCCTCCATCGGATGTGCACCGTGCACCAGCAAGCCCATCGAAGGCGCCGACCCGCGCAGCGGACGGTGGGCG
This DNA window, taken from Mycolicibacterium neoaurum, encodes the following:
- a CDS encoding phosphoadenylyl-sulfate reductase, with the protein product MTAVTRSDTELKELAERGAKELAGAGAEELLRWTDENFGNGYIVASNMQDAVLVEMAAKVRPGVDVLFLDTGYHFVETIGTRDAVEAVYDVRVVNVTPENSVARQDELFGKDLFARDAGACCRMRKVEPLGKALSNYSAWVTGIRRVEAPTRANAPLISWDAAFGLVKINPIAAWTDEDMQAYIDANGILVNPLVYEGYPSIGCAPCTSKPIEGADPRSGRWAGQSKTECGLHAS